A single Campylobacter hyointestinalis subsp. hyointestinalis DNA region contains:
- the ybeY gene encoding rRNA maturation RNase YbeY, with translation MILCDTNYPSILDDICDELTKAEIELVFVSSDEMQEINKKERNIDKTTDVLSFPLEYVPHFPIGSIVINSNLASSKSKELGHKVEDEIALLFTHGLLHVLGFDHENDDGEMRRREIDIIEKFSLPKSLIVRSGC, from the coding sequence TTGATACTTTGTGATACAAATTACCCTAGTATTTTAGATGATATATGCGATGAGCTTACTAAAGCAGAGATTGAGCTTGTATTTGTTAGTAGTGATGAAATGCAAGAGATAAATAAAAAAGAGAGAAATATAGATAAAACTACAGATGTGCTTAGCTTTCCACTTGAGTATGTACCTCATTTCCCTATTGGATCTATTGTTATAAACAGTAATTTAGCTAGTTCAAAATCAAAAGAGCTAGGGCATAAAGTAGAAGATGAGATAGCTTTATTATTTACTCACGGACTGCTTCACGTATTAGGATTTGATCACGAGAATGATGATGGAGAGATGAGAAGAAGAGAGATAGATATCATAGAGAAATTCTCTCTTCCAAAAAGTTTAATTGTTAGAAGTGGTTGTTAA
- a CDS encoding transcriptional regulator, protein MSEDENIVKRVCRELGITQRELSEILGVHLVSVQKWVANANDLPLQTQKSLNLVLENHHLKNKVDKINTILKLIDEIKNS, encoded by the coding sequence ATGAGCGAAGATGAAAACATAGTCAAAAGAGTATGCCGTGAGCTGGGCATTACGCAAAGAGAATTAAGCGAGATTTTAGGGGTTCATTTAGTATCAGTCCAAAAGTGGGTAGCAAATGCCAACGACTTACCACTCCAAACACAAAAAAGCTTAAATTTAGTTCTTGAAAACCATCACCTTAAAAACAAAGTCGATAAAATCAATACCATTTTAAAACTTATTGATGAGATAAAAAATAGCTAA
- a CDS encoding RelA/SpoT domain-containing protein, translating into MRCLATVARNKRLKPVITARRLKRFPSIEKKLKRFHTMRLSQMQDIAGVRTVFNTISEVYDFADDMQKTYSKNRNFSFKSSKDYINRPKEDGYRGIHQIFIYKKGPHKDSFGLSVELQIRTLLQHYWATAVEILSLKSSLNLKLGEGLEYKKEFFKL; encoded by the coding sequence ATGCGTTGTTTAGCTACCGTAGCAAGAAATAAAAGACTTAAGCCTGTTATCACAGCTAGGAGATTAAAAAGATTTCCTTCTATCGAAAAGAAGCTTAAACGCTTCCATACTATGAGACTATCTCAGATGCAAGACATAGCAGGAGTTAGAACAGTATTTAATACCATAAGCGAAGTTTATGATTTTGCTGATGATATGCAAAAAACATATTCTAAAAATCGAAACTTTAGCTTTAAAAGCTCAAAAGATTATATAAATAGACCTAAAGAAGACGGTTATAGAGGTATTCATCAAATCTTTATTTACAAAAAAGGACCACATAAAGATAGTTTTGGGCTTAGCGTTGAGCTTCAGATACGTACACTACTTCAGCACTACTGGGCGACAGCAGTTGAGATTTTATCACTTAAATCATCACTAAATTTAAAGCTTGGCGAAGGACTAGAGTATAAAAAAGAGTTTTTTAAACTCTGA
- a CDS encoding Rha family transcriptional regulator: protein MSALININDVEVKFEIVGDDIFADSLKIAEVFGKNHHNILRLIKNLLDYEFKLANFKAGFYLNSQNKQQPIYNITRDGKSSLSKRLI from the coding sequence ATGAGTGCCTTAATCAATATAAACGATGTAGAAGTTAAATTTGAAATTGTCGGCGATGATATATTCGCCGACAGTCTTAAAATAGCTGAAGTTTTTGGAAAAAACCACCATAATATTTTAAGACTAATTAAAAATTTACTTGATTATGAGTTTAAATTAGCAAATTTTAAAGCTGGATTTTATCTAAATTCGCAAAACAAACAGCAACCGATATATAACATCACCCGTGATGGAAAGTCGAGTTTATCAAAGCGTTTAATATGA
- the putP gene encoding sodium/proline symporter PutP has translation MSFSVYIAITLYFGVLLIIGRISYNKRSSLNEYLLDNRSLGPVMTALSAGASDMSGWMLLGLPGALYLSGIANMWIAIGLSIGAWANYKYLAKRIRIYTEVASDSITIPDFLENRFKDRTKVLRIISGVFILIFFTLYVSSGIIAGGKTFESFFGLNFSLGAIFTLFIVVFYTFFGGFKAVCLTDAFQGTLMFLVLVLIPVVAFLNLNTPSDSSFFTELSKYSQMAGKDHLNLFAGQNFLGILGLLAWGLGYFGQPHIIVRFMAIRSSKELDKARFIGISWMVLGLIGAMASGLIGFVYFNQIGMPLKDPETVFLKLGEVLFHPFIVGVIISAVLAAIMSTISSQLLVSASSITRDFIFAFYKKEVSQTTQVLVGRFAVVIVAITATFIAFNSTDTVLGVVGNAWAGFGASFGPVLLFSLYSRHMSALSALCGMVVGGVTVLLWIVFGLSDVVYELLPGFVFACTAIAIVNKYNDMIKKMSREPNLSVIGEEFDKMKQRSENKL, from the coding sequence ATGAGTTTTAGTGTTTATATAGCGATCACGCTGTACTTTGGTGTTTTGCTTATCATAGGTCGTATATCTTACAATAAGCGTTCAAGTTTAAATGAATATCTACTCGATAATAGAAGCTTAGGCCCTGTGATGACTGCGCTAAGTGCCGGAGCTAGCGATATGAGCGGCTGGATGCTTCTAGGACTGCCAGGAGCTTTGTATCTAAGTGGTATAGCAAATATGTGGATAGCTATCGGGCTTAGTATTGGAGCATGGGCAAACTATAAATACCTTGCAAAACGTATAAGAATTTATACCGAAGTCGCGAGCGACAGCATAACTATACCAGATTTCTTGGAAAATAGATTTAAAGATAGAACGAAAGTTTTGCGTATAATATCTGGTGTATTTATACTCATATTTTTTACGCTTTATGTAAGTAGCGGGATAATCGCCGGTGGTAAAACTTTTGAGAGCTTTTTTGGACTAAATTTTAGCTTAGGAGCTATTTTTACACTTTTTATAGTTGTGTTTTATACATTTTTTGGTGGATTTAAAGCAGTGTGCTTAACAGATGCGTTTCAAGGCACTCTTATGTTTTTAGTGCTTGTTTTGATACCAGTAGTTGCTTTTTTAAATTTAAATACTCCGAGCGATAGTTCATTTTTTACTGAATTATCGAAGTATTCTCAAATGGCTGGAAAAGATCACTTGAATTTATTTGCTGGACAGAATTTTCTTGGTATATTAGGGCTGCTTGCTTGGGGACTTGGGTATTTTGGACAACCTCATATAATAGTTAGATTTATGGCTATAAGAAGTTCTAAAGAGCTAGATAAAGCTAGATTTATCGGTATATCGTGGATGGTTTTAGGACTTATCGGAGCTATGGCTAGCGGACTTATAGGCTTTGTGTATTTCAATCAAATAGGAATGCCTTTAAAAGATCCTGAAACTGTGTTTTTAAAGCTGGGAGAAGTATTGTTTCATCCATTTATAGTCGGCGTGATCATATCTGCTGTTTTGGCTGCGATCATGAGTACTATATCTAGTCAGCTTTTAGTAAGTGCCAGTTCTATTACAAGGGATTTTATATTTGCCTTTTATAAAAAAGAAGTTAGCCAAACGACTCAAGTTTTAGTCGGTCGTTTCGCCGTTGTCATAGTGGCGATAACTGCTACTTTTATAGCGTTTAATTCTACTGATACTGTTCTTGGAGTAGTGGGAAATGCGTGGGCTGGATTTGGAGCTAGTTTTGGTCCGGTACTTTTGTTTAGTTTATACTCTCGTCATATGAGCGCACTTTCTGCACTTTGCGGTATGGTGGTTGGCGGCGTAACTGTATTATTGTGGATAGTTTTTGGTCTTAGCGATGTAGTTTATGAGCTTCTTCCTGGATTTGTATTTGCTTGTACGGCTATAGCTATTGTAAATAAATATAACGATATGATAAAAAAAATGTCACGTGAGCCGAATTTGTCTGTGATAGGTGAAGAATTCGATAAAATGAAGCAAAGAAGCGAAAATAAGCTTTAA